In Deltaproteobacteria bacterium, a single genomic region encodes these proteins:
- a CDS encoding PLP-dependent aminotransferase family protein, which yields MHQIRLYERVSGKIEEALRVGALRPGDRLPSVRGLSERERVSVSTVLQAYLTLEARGLIEARPQSGHYVRRQRALPPEPPATRPSAGATPVTVSALVAKVVESARDPDLVPLGCNQPDPELFPWGKLGRIAAGIAREGRGFTYELPPGARSLRRQLARRSLEWGCALSPDDFIVTSGAMEAVQLSLLAVARRGDAIAIESPAFFGSLQLIEALGLRAVEIPSCPREGMDLDALARVLKTRRIAAVLAVTNFSNPLGCVMPDENKERLVTLLAGRGVPLIEDDLYGDVYFGSSRPRAAKSFDQRGLVLHCGSFSKTLAPGWRVGWVAAGKFRERVSLLKFAQTIATASLQQLAMAEFLAGGHYERHLRSLRKSIAATMRSLGDCVAAHFPAGTRATRPDGGGVLWVEMPEGISSLELHDRALAAGIAIAPGPIFSARQGYENCVRLSCGVAWSSRVEAAIATLGRIAAELAGGPVRAPRRLAGGA from the coding sequence ATGCACCAGATCCGCTTGTACGAGCGCGTTTCCGGAAAGATCGAGGAAGCCTTGAGAGTCGGAGCGCTGCGCCCCGGCGATCGCCTGCCCTCGGTGCGCGGGCTGTCCGAACGGGAGAGGGTCAGCGTCTCCACCGTGTTGCAGGCGTATCTGACGCTCGAGGCGCGCGGCCTGATCGAGGCCCGTCCGCAGTCCGGACATTACGTCCGGCGTCAGCGGGCGCTCCCACCCGAGCCGCCGGCGACGCGACCGTCCGCCGGCGCCACGCCGGTAACCGTCAGCGCGCTGGTCGCGAAAGTCGTGGAGAGCGCGCGCGACCCGGACCTGGTCCCGCTCGGTTGCAACCAGCCGGATCCCGAGTTGTTCCCCTGGGGAAAGCTTGGGCGCATTGCGGCGGGGATCGCGCGCGAGGGCCGGGGATTCACGTACGAGCTTCCACCGGGAGCGCGTTCGCTCCGGCGGCAGCTCGCGCGCAGGTCGCTGGAGTGGGGGTGCGCGCTTTCCCCGGACGACTTCATCGTCACCTCCGGCGCGATGGAGGCGGTGCAGCTCTCGCTGCTGGCCGTCGCGCGCCGTGGAGACGCCATCGCCATCGAATCGCCTGCTTTTTTTGGCTCACTGCAACTGATCGAGGCGCTGGGCCTGAGAGCGGTGGAGATCCCCAGCTGTCCGCGCGAGGGAATGGACCTCGATGCTCTCGCGCGGGTGCTGAAGACGCGCCGGATCGCCGCCGTGCTGGCGGTGACCAACTTCTCCAATCCGCTCGGCTGCGTGATGCCCGACGAGAACAAGGAGCGGCTCGTGACCCTGCTCGCCGGTCGCGGCGTACCGCTCATCGAGGACGATCTGTACGGCGACGTCTATTTCGGAAGCTCGCGCCCCCGGGCCGCGAAGTCGTTCGATCAGCGCGGGCTCGTTCTCCACTGCGGCAGCTTCTCCAAGACGCTGGCGCCGGGCTGGCGCGTCGGGTGGGTCGCCGCGGGCAAGTTCCGCGAGCGCGTGTCGCTGCTGAAGTTCGCGCAGACCATCGCGACCGCTTCGCTGCAGCAGCTGGCGATGGCCGAGTTTCTCGCCGGCGGCCACTACGAGCGGCACTTGCGCTCCCTGCGGAAGTCCATCGCCGCGACGATGCGAAGCCTCGGCGACTGCGTCGCGGCGCACTTTCCCGCCGGGACCCGGGCCACGCGTCCCGACGGAGGCGGCGTGCTCTGGGTCGAGATGCCCGAGGGAATCTCTTCCCTCGAGCTGCACGACCGCGCGCTCGCGGCCGGCATCGCCATCGCACCCGGACCGATCTTTTCTGCGCGTCAGGGCTATGAAAACTGTGTCCGGTTGAGCTGCGGCGTTGCCTGGTCGTCGCGCGTCGAGGCGGCGATCGCTACGCTCGGGCGCATCGCCGCGGAGCTGGCGGGCGGCCCGGTTCGAGCGCCGCGCCGCCTTGCCGGCGGAGCCTGA
- a CDS encoding aminotransferase class I/II-fold pyridoxal phosphate-dependent enzyme: MRPDTLLVHAGEPRPRDGGAVAMPIYQSSTFEETEARGYHDIRYARLSNTPTHEALHAKLAALEEAEAALATASGMAAVSAALLSVLRAGDHVVAQDGLYGGTHDLLTRDLPRLGITVTFVSGDDPAAWRAAATPKTRVFYVEALTNPLLRVADLPAAAAFARERDLVSIIDNTFATPLAFRPLRHRFDLVLHSATKYLNGHSDVIAGAVMGSAARVREVKRTLDHLGGSLDPHACFLLQRGLKTLGVRYRQQCATSLAVAKFLEKQRAVARVNHPGLESHPQHSRARELFAHFGGMLSFELKGGADAAERMFSELKIPLHAPSLGGPETLVTRPAASSHVGLTAEERARIGISDGLVRVSIGLEAAEDLMEDFAQALREG, from the coding sequence ATGCGTCCGGATACCCTGCTCGTCCATGCCGGTGAGCCGCGGCCGCGCGACGGCGGCGCGGTGGCGATGCCGATCTACCAGTCGAGCACGTTCGAGGAGACGGAGGCGCGGGGCTACCACGACATCCGCTACGCACGCCTCTCGAACACGCCCACGCACGAAGCGCTCCACGCCAAGCTGGCTGCGCTCGAGGAGGCAGAAGCGGCGCTGGCGACGGCCAGCGGCATGGCGGCGGTGAGCGCGGCGCTCCTCTCCGTGCTCCGGGCAGGCGATCACGTCGTTGCGCAGGACGGCCTCTACGGGGGCACGCACGACCTGCTCACGCGCGATCTGCCGCGGCTCGGAATCACGGTGACGTTCGTTTCCGGAGACGATCCCGCAGCCTGGCGCGCCGCCGCCACACCGAAGACGCGCGTGTTCTACGTCGAGGCGCTCACCAACCCACTGCTGCGCGTCGCCGATCTTCCCGCCGCCGCTGCGTTCGCCCGGGAGCGCGACCTGGTCTCGATCATCGACAACACCTTCGCGACGCCGCTCGCCTTCCGGCCGCTGCGACATCGGTTCGATCTGGTCCTGCACAGCGCGACCAAGTACCTGAATGGCCATAGCGACGTCATCGCCGGCGCGGTGATGGGATCCGCGGCGCGGGTCCGCGAAGTGAAGCGGACGCTCGACCACCTGGGTGGCTCGCTCGATCCCCACGCCTGTTTCCTCCTGCAGCGGGGGCTGAAGACGCTGGGCGTCCGCTACCGTCAGCAGTGCGCGACCTCGCTGGCGGTGGCGAAGTTCCTCGAGAAGCAGCGGGCGGTGGCGCGCGTGAACCACCCTGGGCTCGAGAGCCATCCCCAGCACTCGCGGGCGCGCGAGCTCTTCGCTCACTTCGGAGGCATGCTCAGCTTCGAGCTGAAGGGCGGAGCCGACGCGGCCGAGCGGATGTTCTCGGAGCTGAAGATCCCGCTGCATGCGCCCAGCCTGGGTGGTCCGGAGACGCTGGTCACCCGGCCGGCGGCGAGCTCGCACGTCGGGCTCACGGCGGAGGAGCGCGCGCGGATCGGAATCTCCGACGGACTGGTCCGCGTCTCCATCGGGCTCGAGGCCGCGGAGGACCTGATGGAGGACTTCGCTCAGGCACTCCGGGAGGGGTGA
- a CDS encoding response regulator gives MQKVLVVDDEPELVRLLGQTLGAAGFAAVGAPSGERALELVSEQQFDAALVDKNLGRGIDGVEVLRHLRRRQPRCACIMMTAYPSMGSAVEALRIGAQDYVEKPSPELDTIADRVQSAIRGVRLRDERDGLLVKLTALQQELKDKDSRVRDLQIQLAMAEHVGPGRADEGTESLVLASRDRHARLVQAAEKLVQMARFLRTNEKLVRAIEAHVSALRLG, from the coding sequence ATGCAGAAGGTCCTCGTCGTCGACGACGAACCAGAGCTGGTCCGGCTGCTGGGGCAGACGCTCGGCGCCGCCGGCTTCGCGGCAGTGGGCGCTCCTTCGGGAGAGCGCGCGCTCGAGCTGGTGAGCGAGCAGCAGTTCGACGCGGCGCTGGTGGACAAGAACCTGGGCCGCGGAATCGACGGCGTCGAAGTGTTGCGGCACCTCCGCAGGCGGCAGCCGCGCTGTGCATGCATCATGATGACGGCCTATCCCTCGATGGGTTCCGCGGTGGAAGCGCTGCGGATCGGCGCCCAGGATTACGTCGAGAAGCCTTCTCCGGAGCTCGACACCATCGCGGACCGGGTCCAGTCCGCGATCCGGGGCGTACGCCTGCGCGACGAGCGCGACGGTCTCTTGGTGAAGCTCACCGCTCTGCAGCAGGAGCTGAAGGACAAGGACAGCCGCGTCCGCGATCTCCAGATCCAGCTCGCCATGGCGGAGCACGTGGGCCCCGGACGCGCCGACGAGGGCACGGAGTCCCTGGTGCTCGCGTCGCGCGATCGCCACGCGCGGCTGGTCCAGGCCGCCGAGAAGCTGGTGCAGATGGCGCGCTTCCTGAGGACGAACGAAAAGCTGGTCAGGGCGATCGAGGCGCACGTCTCCGCGCTTCGGCTTGGCTGA
- a CDS encoding ATP-binding cassette domain-containing protein gives MLGSVVNRTATLRRLLSLARPEWKLLGAGVLFLGLGSAMALLYPQGMRIIIDGVLGGGSPAQIDRAALFMVLVALLQAVAVSARFTLISLAGERAVTRIRERLFSGILDQEIGFFDRRRTGELTSRLASDTAVLQSAVSANISIGLRSVAQIAGGIGFLLWTSPVLTGLMLAVVPPIALGGVLYGRRVRKLSRDVQDALASANEVAEEAISGIRTVRSFAAEGAETARYSTRTRHAYALAKKRVLAGASFMASGSFAAYAAAAVVFWYGGRLVLRGEMTVGGLTSFLVYTLIVAFSLGALADLWADFMRSLGAAERIFELLDRTPEMAPSGGVVLPQVRGEVALEDVRFAYPSRKDVLVIDRVSLRLSPDEVVAVVGPSGAGKSTLAALIARLYDPDEGRLRLDGRDLRDFDVGFLRRQIGTVAQEPILFSTSVAENIRYGRPGASDAEIEAAARAANAHAFVARFPQGYQTLVGERGVQLSGGQKQRVAIARAVLKDPRILVLDEATSALDAESEHLVKEALERLMKGRTTLIIAHRLSTVKDAHRVVVLDAGRIVQSGPHATLLREDGLYRRLVEKQFVAA, from the coding sequence ATTCTCGGCTCCGTGGTGAACAGAACGGCTACATTACGGAGGCTGCTTTCGCTGGCGCGCCCCGAGTGGAAGCTCCTCGGCGCCGGCGTCCTGTTCCTCGGCCTCGGCAGCGCGATGGCCCTGCTCTATCCGCAGGGCATGCGCATCATCATCGACGGCGTCCTCGGAGGCGGGAGCCCGGCGCAGATCGACCGCGCGGCGCTGTTCATGGTCCTGGTCGCGTTGCTGCAAGCCGTCGCCGTGTCCGCCCGCTTCACCCTGATCTCGCTGGCCGGCGAGCGCGCGGTGACGCGCATCCGCGAGCGGCTCTTCTCCGGCATCCTCGACCAGGAGATTGGCTTCTTCGATCGGCGGCGCACCGGCGAGCTGACCAGCCGCCTCGCCTCGGACACCGCCGTGCTCCAGAGCGCGGTCAGCGCGAATATCTCCATCGGGCTGCGCAGCGTCGCGCAGATCGCCGGGGGCATCGGCTTCCTTCTCTGGACCTCGCCGGTCCTCACCGGCCTGATGCTGGCGGTCGTGCCGCCCATCGCGCTCGGCGGCGTGCTCTACGGCCGGCGGGTGCGGAAGCTCTCCCGCGACGTGCAGGACGCGCTCGCCTCCGCCAACGAAGTCGCGGAGGAGGCCATCTCGGGGATCCGCACCGTGCGCTCGTTCGCCGCGGAGGGCGCCGAGACCGCGCGTTATTCGACGAGGACGCGCCACGCCTATGCGCTGGCGAAGAAGCGCGTGCTCGCCGGCGCGAGCTTCATGGCGTCGGGATCGTTCGCTGCGTATGCGGCCGCGGCGGTGGTGTTCTGGTACGGCGGCAGGCTGGTGCTCCGCGGGGAGATGACGGTGGGCGGCTTGACCAGCTTCCTGGTCTACACGCTGATCGTCGCCTTCTCCCTGGGAGCGCTGGCGGATCTCTGGGCCGACTTCATGCGCTCGCTCGGCGCGGCCGAGCGCATCTTCGAGCTGCTCGACCGCACGCCGGAGATGGCGCCGAGCGGCGGCGTGGTGTTGCCCCAGGTCCGCGGCGAGGTCGCGCTGGAGGACGTCAGATTTGCGTATCCCTCGCGCAAGGACGTCCTGGTGATCGACCGCGTTTCGCTCCGCCTGTCTCCGGACGAGGTGGTCGCGGTGGTGGGACCCTCGGGCGCCGGCAAGAGCACGCTGGCGGCGCTGATCGCGCGACTCTACGACCCGGATGAGGGGCGCCTGCGGCTCGACGGACGGGATCTGCGCGACTTCGACGTCGGCTTCCTTCGTCGGCAGATCGGCACCGTGGCCCAGGAGCCGATCCTCTTCTCCACCAGCGTGGCCGAGAACATCCGGTACGGGCGACCGGGAGCATCGGATGCGGAGATCGAGGCCGCAGCGCGGGCCGCGAACGCGCACGCGTTCGTGGCGAGATTTCCGCAGGGATATCAGACGCTGGTGGGCGAGCGCGGCGTCCAGCTCTCGGGCGGGCAGAAGCAGCGCGTGGCCATCGCGCGCGCGGTGCTGAAGGACCCGCGCATCCTGGTGCTGGACGAGGCGACCAGCGCGCTCGACGCGGAGAGCGAGCACCTGGTGAAGGAGGCGCTGGAACGGCTGATGAAGGGCCGCACGACGTTGATCATCGCGCACCGGCTGTCCACCGTGAAGGATGCACACCGGGTGGTGGTCCTCGACGCGGGGCGCATCGTCCAGAGCGGGCCGCACGCGACGCTCCTACGGGAAGACGGATTGTACCGGCGACTGGTGGAGAAGCAGTTCGTCGCCGCGTAG
- a CDS encoding aldo/keto reductase, whose protein sequence is MDRYLDPRSEGSPPALVVGTMNFGKRTPELEAHRIVQRALERGLTFFDTANVYVDGESERVLGRALGKKRAEAQIATKMGIGKMSDPEGLAPERIAAAIDESLRRLGTDHVELYYFHKPDHSRPLEPSLRAVEKLIASGKVGAFGVSNFASWQLLEMIQAGLKPRVSQQMYNLLVRQLEIEYFRFTRKYGVHTTVYNPLAGGLLAGKVPRDVAPEPGSRFDRNPMYQRRYLTERFFDLADAFAGLAAEAGRTRVELAYQWVAARPGVDSILLGPASVEQLDAAIDAVKRPLPKEVIDRADELHRAFQGTDASYAR, encoded by the coding sequence ATGGACCGCTACCTCGATCCCCGAAGCGAAGGATCCCCGCCCGCGCTGGTCGTCGGCACGATGAACTTTGGCAAGCGCACGCCGGAGCTGGAAGCACATCGCATCGTCCAGCGTGCCCTGGAGCGCGGCCTCACGTTCTTCGACACGGCCAACGTCTACGTCGACGGGGAGTCGGAGCGGGTCCTGGGGCGCGCCCTGGGCAAGAAGCGCGCGGAGGCGCAGATCGCCACCAAGATGGGAATCGGCAAGATGAGCGACCCGGAGGGGCTCGCCCCGGAGCGCATCGCCGCGGCCATCGACGAGAGCCTGCGCCGGCTGGGGACCGACCACGTCGAGCTGTACTACTTCCACAAGCCGGACCACTCCCGTCCGCTGGAGCCATCGCTGCGGGCGGTGGAGAAGCTGATCGCGTCCGGCAAGGTGGGCGCGTTCGGCGTCTCGAACTTCGCCTCCTGGCAATTGCTGGAGATGATCCAGGCCGGCTTGAAGCCGCGCGTCTCGCAGCAGATGTACAACCTGCTCGTGCGCCAGCTCGAGATCGAGTACTTCCGCTTCACGCGGAAATACGGCGTACACACCACCGTCTACAATCCGCTCGCCGGCGGGCTTCTCGCCGGCAAGGTGCCGCGCGACGTGGCTCCGGAGCCGGGCTCCCGCTTCGACCGCAACCCCATGTACCAGCGCCGCTACCTGACCGAGCGCTTCTTCGATCTGGCGGATGCCTTCGCGGGTCTGGCAGCCGAGGCAGGACGCACGCGCGTCGAGCTGGCGTACCAGTGGGTCGCGGCGCGACCAGGAGTGGATTCGATCCTGCTCGGCCCCGCCTCCGTCGAGCAGCTCGATGCCGCAATCGATGCCGTGAAGAGACCACTGCCGAAGGAGGTCATCGATCGAGCCGACGAGCTCCACCGCGCCTTCCAGGGAACCGACGCAAGCTACGCGCGGTAA
- a CDS encoding lipase — translation MGPERASAGHVGWMARELPAPVDVTPRFLELYERPPRVAVPVLLVAGIFTQYYPGYLRRVRRALRAAELPIDTEQTLAANARTIRDRVLLERRPVVLLGQSKGPLDIHAALSLHPEIVPKVRALVSVQAPFGGTPLASDAEAAPLARGLIRGVVGGLLRGSARAYFEMGYAQRREFLARHQPLADVPTVALASVTARAGLFLEKTRRYITETYGAQNDGFVPLQDAHIPGARLVRLEGIDHASIALRWLRPRGPFEPGRVAQALVALAVE, via the coding sequence ATGGGTCCTGAGCGCGCCTCGGCGGGGCACGTCGGATGGATGGCGCGGGAGCTGCCGGCGCCCGTGGATGTGACGCCACGATTTCTCGAGCTGTACGAACGACCGCCGCGCGTAGCGGTGCCGGTCCTGCTCGTCGCGGGGATCTTCACCCAGTACTACCCCGGGTATCTGCGGCGCGTGCGCAGGGCGCTGCGCGCCGCGGAGTTGCCGATCGATACCGAGCAGACGCTGGCCGCGAACGCCCGCACCATCCGCGACCGGGTGCTCCTGGAACGGCGTCCGGTGGTTCTGCTCGGTCAAAGCAAGGGACCGCTCGACATCCACGCCGCGCTCTCGCTCCATCCGGAGATCGTTCCGAAGGTTCGCGCCCTGGTTTCCGTGCAGGCTCCCTTCGGCGGGACGCCCCTCGCATCGGACGCGGAAGCAGCGCCGCTGGCTCGCGGCCTGATCCGCGGAGTGGTCGGCGGTCTTCTGCGCGGGTCAGCCCGCGCTTACTTCGAGATGGGGTATGCCCAGCGGCGCGAATTCCTCGCCAGACACCAGCCGCTTGCCGACGTACCGACGGTGGCGCTCGCATCGGTGACTGCGCGCGCCGGTCTGTTCCTGGAGAAGACGCGTCGGTACATCACCGAGACGTACGGCGCGCAAAACGATGGTTTCGTCCCGCTGCAGGATGCGCACATCCCCGGAGCGCGTCTGGTGCGCCTGGAGGGGATCGATCACGCCTCCATCGCCCTGCGCTGGCTGCGCCCTCGGGGGCCCTTCGAACCGGGGCGGGTTGCGCAGGCGCTCGTCGCGCTGGCGGTGGAGTGA
- a CDS encoding OPT family oligopeptide transporter, with the protein MAERVAPVADHKPYVANDARIAEFTPKAVIVGALFGLIFGASTVYLALKAGLTVSASIPIAVLSISLLKKLGGSTILENNIVQTIGSAGESIAAGVVFTLPGFLFLAVDPASRQSVGAGYFTYWTIFTLALLGGMLGVLMMVPLRRALIVKEHGNLPYPEGAACAQVLIAGERGGEMARTAYMGLFFAIGYAVLQQILKVIAEVPGYVTRATSRVFPAATVNASITPEYMGVGYIIGPRIAGVLVSGGVLAWLGIIPLIASLVPADVIASQLVKLGYLADIGKAGAYGWDPAAHSFGQLNRAIYFAYVRQIGAGAVAAGGFITLLKTLPTIVASFKGSLASLRGGAGAASTARTERDLPLGVTVLGSLALVFIMALLPFLPGNFGGRLLLGILIVVFGFFFVTVASRIVGLIGTSSNPVSGMTIATLMATCLLFLGIGWTGDVYQPMALCVGGMVCIAAANAGATSQDLKTGFLVGATPRYQQIGLLIGVAVAALVIGFTVQVLDKATVDTATGLVRHQIGTEAFPAPQGTLMATLIRGLLAHNLDWQFVLVGVFLAVTIELCGVSPLSFAVGAYLPLSTTLPIFVGGAIKGIVDRQSSAKAGGGHGDDVGPGSLFATGLVAGGTLTGTIVAFLHWGDKVGAFVDSLDVSEKLTHGLGAGGYQILGVACFALMGLLLYRIARRPMQL; encoded by the coding sequence ATGGCCGAACGCGTCGCGCCGGTTGCGGACCACAAGCCTTACGTTGCGAACGACGCGCGCATCGCCGAGTTCACGCCGAAAGCGGTGATCGTCGGCGCGCTCTTCGGACTCATCTTCGGCGCGTCCACCGTGTACCTTGCGCTGAAGGCGGGGTTGACGGTGAGCGCCTCGATCCCCATCGCCGTCCTTTCCATCTCGCTTTTGAAGAAGCTCGGCGGATCCACGATCCTCGAGAACAACATCGTCCAGACCATCGGGTCGGCGGGCGAGAGCATCGCGGCGGGCGTCGTCTTCACCCTCCCAGGGTTCCTCTTCCTCGCCGTCGATCCCGCCAGCCGGCAGAGCGTCGGCGCCGGTTATTTCACCTACTGGACCATCTTCACGCTGGCTTTGCTCGGCGGAATGCTGGGCGTCCTGATGATGGTGCCGCTGCGGCGCGCACTGATCGTGAAGGAGCACGGAAACCTGCCGTATCCCGAGGGCGCCGCCTGCGCGCAGGTGCTGATCGCCGGCGAGCGTGGCGGCGAGATGGCGCGCACGGCGTACATGGGCCTGTTCTTTGCCATCGGCTACGCAGTGCTGCAGCAGATCCTCAAGGTGATCGCGGAAGTGCCCGGCTACGTGACGCGCGCGACGAGCCGCGTCTTTCCCGCGGCGACCGTGAATGCCTCGATCACTCCGGAGTACATGGGCGTCGGCTACATCATCGGACCGCGGATCGCCGGCGTGCTCGTCTCCGGGGGCGTGCTGGCGTGGCTCGGGATCATTCCGCTGATCGCGTCGCTGGTGCCGGCCGACGTCATCGCCTCGCAGCTGGTGAAGCTCGGATACCTCGCCGACATCGGCAAGGCGGGCGCCTACGGCTGGGATCCCGCGGCGCACTCGTTCGGGCAGCTAAACCGCGCCATCTACTTCGCCTACGTGCGCCAGATTGGCGCGGGTGCGGTGGCGGCGGGCGGGTTCATCACGTTGCTCAAGACGCTTCCGACGATCGTGGCCAGCTTCAAAGGAAGCCTCGCTTCGCTGCGCGGCGGCGCCGGCGCCGCGAGCACCGCCCGCACCGAGCGCGACCTGCCGCTCGGCGTCACCGTCCTCGGCAGCCTGGCGCTGGTCTTCATCATGGCGCTGTTGCCCTTCTTGCCGGGAAACTTCGGTGGCCGCTTGCTGCTCGGCATCCTGATCGTGGTCTTCGGATTCTTCTTCGTCACCGTGGCCTCCCGCATCGTCGGGCTGATCGGGACGAGCTCGAACCCCGTCTCCGGGATGACCATCGCCACGCTGATGGCGACCTGCCTGCTCTTTCTCGGCATCGGGTGGACGGGCGACGTCTACCAGCCGATGGCGCTCTGCGTGGGCGGCATGGTCTGCATCGCGGCGGCGAACGCCGGCGCCACCTCGCAGGATCTGAAGACGGGATTTCTGGTTGGCGCCACGCCCCGCTACCAGCAGATCGGACTGCTCATTGGCGTCGCCGTGGCAGCGCTGGTGATCGGCTTCACCGTGCAGGTGCTCGACAAGGCGACCGTGGACACCGCGACCGGATTGGTCCGGCATCAGATCGGCACGGAAGCGTTCCCCGCTCCCCAAGGCACGCTGATGGCGACGCTGATCCGCGGCCTGTTGGCGCACAATCTCGACTGGCAGTTCGTGCTGGTCGGCGTGTTCCTCGCCGTGACCATCGAGCTCTGCGGGGTGTCGCCGCTGAGCTTCGCCGTCGGCGCCTACCTCCCGCTCTCCACCACGCTGCCCATCTTCGTCGGCGGCGCGATCAAGGGCATCGTGGACCGGCAATCCAGTGCGAAGGCTGGCGGCGGCCACGGTGACGACGTCGGCCCCGGCAGCCTGTTTGCGACAGGCTTGGTGGCGGGCGGAACGCTGACCGGGACGATCGTTGCGTTCCTGCACTGGGGCGACAAGGTCGGAGCTTTCGTCGACTCGCTCGACGTCAGCGAGAAGCTCACGCACGGGTTGGGGGCGGGGGGCTACCAGATCCTCGGCGTCGCCTGCTTCGCCCTGATGGGGCTGCTGCTGTACCGCATCGCGCGCCGGCCGATGCAGCTCTAG